The Fusarium oxysporum f. sp. lycopersici 4287 chromosome 1, whole genome shotgun sequence DNA segment GTATCCAGATGCCCTTATCTCGGCTTCCTGTGAGACACCAGCAGGATTCCATTCTATGTTCActaaggtaggtagttaGCCTTTTCACGGCGCATAAGATTGGTCCAAAAACGAGGATGACTGGCTCCATGTTTTGGAGTAAGTGGTTCCCCCCCTATGCTGTTTATAATCAAGAAAATTAACATTATTGATTTGAGTTGACTTGTTAATTTGGCTCTCGTAGAAACTTGCTCTCGATGCATCCACCAGCCATACCCCTGACTGTGCGCGTTGTTAAGAATATCTGTGACTTTATCTAGCCTTCGTCAACGCCTAAAGAGTATGTGTTGTCTGTGACACATTGCCCTTGCCAGGTTTCGTgagatcatcaccaccatccgAAGCTTCTGCATCCAACGAAACTTTGATTGTGCGGAACTTGCGAATAGGAACTCCTTGAGCGAACAGCTCATCGATTTCTTCCAATGTCTTACCTCCACACTCAGGGATGCAGAACCACGAGAATAATGTCGCCAGGAACGAGGTCACTCCGAATATGAAGCCGACTTTAGACCCAAGGCCAGCATGTGATTGGTCAATGAGGTAGGGAATACTGAAAGCAACAGCCCATTGAATGACAATGTTGAAGACCGCACCCACAGCATATGTGAGATCGCGTAGACCGGTCGTAGGGATCTCTGCGGCTACAACGTGTGAGAGAGGTGCCCATCCTAGGGAAAACCCGATGCCGAAGAGGGTGACGGTCGCAACGATGGCAGACCGAATGCTCTGCGAGGGGTTCTTGACAGTTCCGAGCCCACCCATGGTCATAAGACTGGCTGTCTGAAGGACTGCTCCGGCTATCATCAAGGGACTGTCGAATCACGTCAGCTGGTGTTGTTACATGTGAGTACTCAGGCAATACTAACACTCGTCCTGTCTTATCAGACAAGAACTGTGTCAAGAAGACGGCAACAATGTTAAGCGCAGAGTTGATGCACGACATAACAAAAGGGTTAACCGAATTCAGACTCTGGATAAAAATTGTGCCATATTTGGAAGCAAAGTTCTGACCCGTGAGTTGAAGAAAGATGTTGACGCCGATTGTGATTAAAGTTCGTTTGAGATTCGCTGAGGTCGTCAGTAAATGTCATATCCCTGATATTGGTAGTTGGCGTTAGCTTACTCCCTCGCCACATGTCCATAAAACTGCCCTTTTTAACAGTGTTGTTGAGGGCATTCTGCATCTCTCGAAATTCGTGCTCGATCTCGTCGTCGGTGTATGCCCCTTGTCGAAGTAGTCGGAGGGACTTGAGAGCGTCCTCCTGGCGATCTCGGGTCAATAGCCAACGGGGAGACTGGAAGAATTAGAGAAATTCGGTAGCCATCATGGTAGTTCTCATACCTCAGGGATCCACCACACAGCTACTGCGAGGATAGAAGGAATCACGAAGAAAAGGCCATAGGGGATCCTCCAGGAAGCATGCCCCTTGATGTCGCTGGTACCTCGGCAGATAATAGACATGATAAGGCTACCAAACTAGACTAGCCATTAGAGAAACAAAACACCAGGAAAGAAGAGGGGGCTCAGACGAACCAAAAGACCAGACTGATAAGTACCAACGACAAAGCCGCGAGCCTCTGCAGGAACAAGCTCTGACTGTAAAACAGGGACTAAGGCGAGCTCCATTCCGATGTAGACGTATGTAATAGTACGACCAGTGATTGCTTGAGTTGGGGTCTTCGACGTAATCAAGATGACTCCGGATATCAAAGCCCAGAAACACATGAGAAACATTGCCAGACGGCGGCCAAAGCGACGGCTGAAGAGGTTACCAAGAACGAGACCAAACACAAAGCCAATAAATTGGATACTGTTCAAGAGGGATAGGAAGACCGTCTCGAGAACGTATGTACCAGTGGCTTCATCGAAGGTTCCGAACTGTCTCTTGAAGAAAGGCATTGCTTGAGTGTTGCTGAAGGCAGACTGGTCCATGCCGAAGTTGAGCTGCGATAAGGCAATCATGCCACAAGCATAGATGAGGCGGCCGTTGAAGCAGGCAAGGAGCCCGCGAGTGCGTTTGGGAGGGGCCATATCTGCCTGTTGCTCAGAGTCTCGGATCATCAAGTTGCTGGCCTGGATGCAACTCTTGGTTTCCGAAGACTGTACATGCTCTTATTTATACATGGTTGCCAATTGTGGCCATAAATTGAAGCTTCTTGTCGTCAGAACTGGACTCGATCACGCGAGATGATCTAGGGCGCGATGGAACATGGTTTTGGATAGTATCCTTGATGTTGGACGGGCATCATTGACGAGTGTAAGTGTCTTCCAAAGGTATGGCTGTGGTTTCAGCTTCGGTTAACTGAACCCGGAACTCGATAGTCGCCCATCTCTGGTAAAGTCAATGGCGTGCTAGGGGTTCCCCGCATTTCGGGGAGTTCGATAGGTTGTTTTGGCGACGCGGATAGGCGGGTCCGTGTATGCCGGGACGGAGATGACGGGTAAAGACGGAGACGGAAGACGTTCGGAGTGGGGCCGATCAGGTCAGTACCGCGCGTTGAGGGCCTCTGGGACTCCTCTTCTCTGGGCCGGTGGCTGATACTGTATCTTATGCCTATGGTAATTGTAGAATGTTTCTGTTTAAGCATTTTCAAAGGCAGATCTATCCTCGTATTGGGATAGATAGGCGGAGAAGACGCGGATAGACGGACTTAAGTGGACCTCAAGCACCCTCCATTATCAAGTGTGTATAGCTAGATCCTGTCAACTCCACACTCCAATGAGCTCTCCGTAAACAGTTAATAAGGTAGATAGCCCCGGATTGAGAAACGAAATGTAGATAATTACTCAGAAATTCTCTCTGTTGCTCTACCAGGGCTgtctcatcaacttcataATCTGTAGCCTGTTCTTGAAGCTCAATATGGGTTCCATTCCAACCCGCAAGCAACCCAACtttctcgtcatcgtcgCCGATGACCTGGGCTACAGTGACCTCGGATGCTTTGGCTCCGAGATAGCGACTCCAAATCTCGACCGCCTCTCGCAGACTGGTGTGCGACTGACCAATTTCCATACGGCTTCAGCATGCTCCCCAACTAGGAGCATGCTATTCTCCGGAACGGACAACCACATTGCGGGCCTGGGCCAGATGACAGAGCACATGGCGAGGTTCATGGATAAGTATAAAAACAGGCCTGGCTATGAGGGATATCTCAACTTTCGCGTTGCTGCGCTTAGTGAGATTCTTCAAGATGCTGGTTATCATACAATTATGTCTGGAAAATGGTAGGTTGGGAGCAACTTCACAGCCTCAAACCATGACTAAATGTTGTCGCCAGGCACCTCGGAACGACGAACGAGACCTCACCTCACGCGAGAGGTTTCGATAATAGCTATGTCTTCTTATCAGGGTGCTGTAATCACTACAACTATGAACCGCAACTCGACGACCCAGCGCACGGGTTCTTCACACCTATGAACGCCGGCAAGTTCTGGATGCAAGACGACAGATTCTTAGATCGAAAAAACCCAGAAGATATCCCCGACGACTTTTACTCGACAACTACCTTTTCTGAAAAGTTAATTGACTACCTGAAAGATCGCAAAGACACTGAACAGCCATTCTTTGCGTATCTACCTTTCACCGCACCCCATTGGCCTCTACAGGCGCCGCGCGAGACAATCGAGAAATATAAGGGTGTCTACGATGATGGTCCAGCAGCCTTGCGCAAACGAAGGTTGGCGAATCTCGTTGAACTGGGGCTCATCTCTGAAGACACGGAACCAGCACCCATGACAGTCGAACTGTGGGACAAGATGTCGCCCACGGAGAAGGCTGAGTCGGCGAGGAAAATGGAAGTCTATGCCGCTATGGTAGATCTCATAGACGTCAATATCGGCCGCGTGGTGGACTATCTCGACTCTGTTGACGAACTAGACAATACCTTTGTCCTCTTCATGTCGGACAACGGAGCTGAAGGGGCTATGCTCGAAGCTGTTCCCATGATGGGCAGTGTTGGCAGTGTCCCAAGAATCATCAACAAATACTATAACAACTCGATTGATAATATGGGAATGGCAGACTCTTATATCTGGTATGGTCCTGAGTGGGCATGCGCGTCAATGGCGCCCTCCAGGGGTTTCAAGACTTGGATCACCGAAGGTGGTATTAGATGTCCATGCCTTGTTCGATATCCTCCTTTCTCGAAGGCTGGCGGATCGCACACCGACTCATTCTGTACAGTCATGGATATTCTACCAACAATCCTTGACTTGGCGGGCGTGCGCTTACCAGGAAGCAAATTccgaggcagagaagtgTTCCCCGTTAGGGGCTCCTCATGGGTGTcgcatcttgaagatcagGCTCCCGCTTTTCacgatgaggagaaggagataACTGGTTGGGAGCTGTTCGGTCTTCGAGCTATCAGGGAGGGTCGCTGGAAGGCTTTATATATGACCGCACCAAGGGGAAAGGACAAATGGGAGCTATACAACCTGAAGAACGATCCAGGCGAGCTGCACGATCTCGCGGACAATAACCCTGATATCATGGACCGCCTGATTAATTTATGGGAGATCTACTACTCAGAAACAGGAATGTTCGACCCAGGGCATGAGTTCGGTGTCACTAAGATCTAGGAATTCAACAAATATCAGCTGCTTGTTTCGCAAGGATTAGTATTAGAATCACATCACATTCACAGTTATTGGTGTTAAGACTTTGGCATATGTTTGCAGATTCTTTTGTTGATCTCTATGTCATTCTGTGACAAATGTTCTGAGGTAAACTTGTGACGGTGAGCTATATACTCTGAAGAGAATAGAAATGTTTCTTGGTGTAGAATCTTCCTTGCCATCAACGACTCGAGCCAAAATTCAAACGCACTACTCTCAAAATTCGCAATCCGCGTATCGGGTGGTTTCTCTAGTGATACCCTTGCCTCAGGGAACAAGAAAACACTTGATCTTAAACCAAGGTGCAAAAGATAACTAATCTAAAGGCATACTAAGGCTATACTAAATTGAACTCAGTACTTTTGTTGTTAGGATTGAGGTCCTGTACTTTCTTCATCGTCTAGCCAAATATCGTTTGTTTCAacttttccttctctccaCTGCTCTCACACATGTCACGGAACACACCCTCTTTTTGCCAAAGCTCCTTGGGAGTTCCAAACTCTGCAACCTGACCGTCTGAAAGGACGAGGATGCGATCAAAATCAGCAATGGTGCTCAGACGATGCGCAATGACGATGAGTGTGCTGTCGGTAAACTCCTCTCGAATGCTGCGCTGAATGAGGGCATCGGTAGCCATGTCGACGGCGGAAGTGGCCTCGTCAAGTACCATGATCTTAGGACGTGCCACAATGGCACGAGCGAGACAGAGCAGTTGTCTTTGGCCTTGAGATAGATTGCCGCCAGACTCAGAGATAGGGCTTGATAGATCTCGGAAGATGTTCGTATTCTTGGCAGCAAGTGTCGAGGTTGCCGCAGAGGCGGGCTCATTAGTAGGCGTCACTGGTTGTGAGTCGACAAGATGAACACGGCCCAGTGACTCGCGAAGCTCATCATCTGTATTGTCCTCAAATGGGTCAAGGTTGGATCTGATTGTTCCTGAGAAAAGCACAGGATCCTGAGAAGATGTCAGTCCTCATGTAGTAGAACCAAAAGCGAATACACATACCTGAGGAATGATAGCTAGGCGAGATCGCAAGCTATGCAGGTCAATTTTGGAAATGTCCAGGCCGTCGATGGTGACGCTACCAGAACGGGCCTCCAAAAATCGGAATAAGGCGAGAGTCAGAGATGACTTTCCAGCACCTGTACGCCCCACAACACCGACTCTTTCGTTATTCTTGACGTCAAAAGAGATCCCCCTGAGTACTGGTGGAAGGTCAGGGGCGTATGAaacctcaagatccttgatcTCCATAGTTCCGGAAGTAGGCCACGCGGCAGAAGGCTTATCTCCCTCAAGCGACTCGGTCTCAAGTTCGGTGTATTCGACAACTCGCTCGGTTGAGTTCATATTCAGTTCCATACCAGCATAGTTTCGAATGGTCCAGAGGATACTCTCGGCAAAATCCATGGCAAAAGACAAGGTGAAACCAGCCAAAGCAGCGTCCATACTAGGGCTCACAATGACAATTATTCCGACGACAGTCGAGAATAGTGTACCAATAAGACCCATACGTAGACCCATCCAGCGGTTCACAAGCCACATGTAAGAGGTGATGATACTCCACGAGTCAAGCTTCTCATACATCCTGTCAATATAGACCTGTGTCTTCTTATAGCCTCGGATTGTCGACACACCCGCAAGAGCTGCGTTGAAGAGCTCGAAGACTGGAGACTTGCAGTTACTCTCGAGTCGCTTTAGTGGTCGCGCGCCATAGAGATACCTATTACCCAGTAGAATACCGAGCCCCAGGAGAACTATAGCCAAGGGGATCACGATGCCGGACGCGAAGAAGGCGGCCACGCAGACACCGACCAGGGATAGCAAGTTGGAGATGAACTGAGTCCAGTCCATAGTGATACGGTTAtcgatgatgttgaagtCGGACGAGAATCGATTCAGAATTCTGCCGACGGGAACGGTGTCGAGCCATCTGAGAGGAGTATGTAGGACAGTAAACAGCATCTTTTCGAAGAGTGATCGGCTCGCTTTGATAGCAAGGAAGTAAGCCCAGAAGAACCTGAATGTGCCAACAATTGCGGTAGCACTGGAGATGGCAATGTAGATCCATAAGTAGTACTTCAAATCGTAGTGAGTCTCACTAGCCCTGAACTCAGGCGCAGAGGTGTACGGGAAATGTTGAAGTGAGAATACTGAGGCGTGgccatgttgctgctggATGCTGCCAGTTGAAATACTTTCGTCGACATCACCGGTCCAAATTCGAAGCCACCATGCTCGACCTGGGATCAATGTTAGCAGTAAACTTGACCATAGATTTATAATTCTCACCAAGAATGCCAACTTCATATCCAAGAAAAACAAGTGCACAAATACTCCAAAGGACAACGCCGCCACTGTCTTGCAGATAGGTAAGATAGACATGCTTCTTAACGACACCCCTTTCCCGAACTTCTTCCTGAATGAACTGCTTGGCGTTCTTGGATGGCACTTTATGCAGCGCATTATTCTCATTATCCTCAGCTGGGTCTGTGATGGAAGCTTCCTCGGAATTGACAGCCGTTGAGGAATCCGTGGTCTCATCTTCAGAAGCTTGCTGCACAGTCTCTTCGTGCTGGCGAATCTCCTCCAAGGTCCCATCCTTGATAAAGTCGGAAATCAAACCAGCATGCAGAGCAACAccctcaccaagctcaactATATACTTGGCTTTCGACTGCACTAAAGCAACGTGGTGAGTGACGAGGATTCGAGTACGTCCCTTGCAAATATCGCCCGTGACACACTTCTCAAAGATATGGCGGCCTACATGTGCATCGACAGCACTAAAGACGTCGTCCATTACTAAGATATCGGCTCGTGAGTAGATGGCCCGAGCCAAAGTGACCCGCCATTTCTGACCGCCAGACAGATTGATGCCGTTTGCGCCGAGCTCCGTCTTGTCGCCGTCTGTCAGGATCTGTAGATCCTTCTTAAGAGCGCACACATCAACGACCTGGTTGTAGCGTTCCTCGACAAAAGGGAGTCCAAATAAGATGTTATCACGCAGAGATGCGCTCTCGAGCCAAGGAGTTTGGCCAACATAAGCAATAGATCCGGGAATAATCCAGTCGCCGAGGTTTGCTTGGGCATCGTGACGCTCTTCCGGGGCGATGGTGTTAGGCACATAAACAGAGCCCTCCAATACATCAGTTTCACCAAGAATGGCAGAAAGAAGTAAACTCTTTCCTGTACCGGTCTTTCCAGAAATCACTGAAAGTTCGCCAGCGGGGAATCTTATGTTCAGACTCCTCAGGATGAACCTATCCTCGTCGGGTGTTTCGTCATCTTCGGGCCAGGCAATAGATGCATCTTCGAAGGCCACATCTGTGCCTTCGGAAAGCGTGTTCTTCATCTCGGGACCATTGAGATACGTTTGGATTCGCTTCAAGGAGACAAACGTGTCAACTCCCATCGTAATGAGTTCTGGTAGCACACCGAGCGAGACTTCCAAAGCCTTGAAAATTCCAATGCTAACGAAAGCAACAGAGGGCAAAAGTTGACCGTTCATAACGGCATAGACAGCAAGGGATGTCGCAGCAAGCAAAATGGGGCTGACGACCCAGCATCCAAAAAGACCGGTATCGACAACAAAAAGTCCCCATAAGGTCTTTAGTTCCCGCTCTCGCATAGCCAAGATGCGCTTTTCCCAGCGACTCTCTAGGGCAGCGAACTTGATCTGCCTCATTCCAAGAAGAGCTTCGTTGACCACAGCTAACTTCTCATCGCGGAGCTTCATCAACTTATCCGATCTGGATAGCAATTCTCGAGAGAAGTAGGTGTTGGCGGGAAGAGTAAGACCCCAGGCTACCAGACCAGCTGTGAAAGGAATCCATCCAATCAAGCGAACcaaaaagaaggagaaaaatAGCAGTTTGAAGACACTGTTGATAATCAGGAACTGGAAACCCGTGAAGTTCGAGATTCGCAAcgcatcaacaccaacaaggtTGACGATTGCCTGTCGAGACTTCAACACACTTGAGCCGTCATcggcatcttcttcatttTTCTTGTCTTCTGCTTGGTCCTGTGGTTCATCTGACTCTTTCGACTTATCCGCAGACTTGACGTTCTTGCGTCGAAGCGACTTTTCGAAGATCAGTGTTGACAATTGCGACCGGATAGGGAGAGCAATGCTCGCAAACGAGTACCAGAATACCCATCCTTCAACCCACTTTGGCATATCAGTATACGGTAAAAATTTTTATATGAAGTACTTACAGCATCTAAGAGATTAAAGCCAGCCATCGCAAAAATCAAAATCCAGAGCTCCAAGTTGGATGCTCCGGACAGTCCTACATCGCGCTGTTCGAGAATGTTGATCACACGTAACATGGTCCAGAAAGGTAACAAGGCCAGGATGTTCCGGAATACAGTAAGGGAGAGCTGTACCATAAAGGAACCCTTGTATGCCCAAAACAGGGAGCGGAAGAGGCTACCTTGAGGTTTAGATGCGAGCCAGTCCTCTTTCAAATCAGCAGCTCTCAGCGTCCGGTCTACATGAGGAACATCGCTGGCATCCAGATCATTCTTTTTGACTGCAAAAGAAAGGAGGGGATCTACCCAGGACCACGTGTAGCGGCTGAAAGCAGAAACAGTCCATTGATCATCGACTTTTTGACCTTTGAAGAAGACATCAGGTCGGCGTGGAAGTAGCACACTGAAGAGGCAGAGAAAGACGACTGCACCAACATTCACGGCacgaagaacaagagcaacTGTGTTGTCTCGAGTAAAAACCTGAGTCTCCTTAATCAATTGGGGCACAGTAATGGTGGCAACAATAAGAGAAGACCCAAAAAGCCACAGGCCAAGATCGTGGACCTTTACAGGCGCATGATGGGCACTCAAGGAGATGGCATGTAGAAGAATAAGAGCCTATTTGGAGATGAACGTCAGTGACCATTGCAAATTGCCATTCCATTTTAAGTACTCACCCATGCCCCAGCAATGAGCCAATTCTTAAGCAAAAGCGAATCTGACTGCGAAAGCGATTGAAGTACTGAAATTGCAATCGATGTTCCAAGACCGACGGCGGACAAGGCAAGGATGAAAACTTTGGGAAGACGGTTTGAAAAGGCGGCCAAGCTTTCAGGCGTACTCTTGCCATCAGCATCCTCATAGAAGTTGTCCCGTGCAGTGCGCTTCCGTAGTTGGGTGACAGCTGTGGCTAGAGCGGGCGTAGTGGCCAATGCTACAACAACAAGGCCTGTGCCAGTCAAAATCACATCGACGTTATTGGGCACACCCATGATTGAGGCTTTCTGAGTAGATTTGCTGAGGAAGAGTTGTGGGAAACAATGGCGAAAACCGCCAGAATATAATCTTTGTCGTCACCCTCTGTTATCGTTGTTGTGGTGGTTATGTCGAGTTGTAAAATCTTAAAAGGGCCAGGCTAGAAACAGTCTATACATTTGACGTGCTCCGAAATGACGAGggaaaagaagggaaagatAGACAAGGATTCAGCACAGGTTTTAATAAGATTCGAAATCAGTCACACCTTACGCATGTAAGCTGGCTGATGCCGCTTCAAGGATTTGTAAAAAAAGACGGGGACCTTCAACACCGTGGTGAGTGGGTTGAATCAACGAAACAAGACGTCAGAAAGGTTCGGTTAGATAATCAAGAAGTGCGGTTTTGGACCGAGTTTAGTCTTAGTGCTTCAAGGAACCGCTCGAACAGGGTTGAGGGAAAATAGTCTGGGGGGTTGGTAGAGGGGGCAAGGATCTGATTGCGAGATATCTTACAAAGGTCCATTGTTGGGAACCTAGCAGATTTGAAAAAGTTCCTTTGATATCAGGTTGCCCATGACTCTTCACGGCGAGGCATCAACGATCCACAAAGAGTATAGTTCGTTTCTAATGCAAGGTATGATGTGCAGAACGTGAATGCCATAGTGTGGTATCAACGGGATCCGGCTATCAAGTGTACTTCCTAGTACAGGATACTCCATATCACCCGGCACCGGGGCTCTGGGGCAAGATCCTTTGACAAGCCTCCTCTTTGTGTCTCTTGTGTTAAGCAAAATGAGGCCGGCATCGTTCAGTCACCGCTCGTCAGCCACTAGAGGTGACAATGCAGGGTCTTTTCGAGCCCTCCAatcaacaccacaaaccATTCATGTGGTTGGCGGAGACTAACAAGGTCCACCACGATCAGCAACCATCTTGAACGACAGttttgatgagaaggatctgGCGTGGTTGTATCCGGAGATAGGCAGTAGTATTGATGCCTTGGGGTCTTAACTTAGACTCCAGCAGTATGATGTCCTATAAGCAGCTGCCTTGGAAATTTTGGTTGAAAAGTCTATCTTCGCATCGTAGTTGGCGATTAAAGAATTTATCCAGAGCGTGGTGTAATACGGAGAGTCAAAAATTCCACCCAGCGGGTTGGGAATGCCGTTCCCGGGACGTTTGGCCCGTGCGGAGATCGCTAAATTCAGTGGACATCTGGAAGGTGGGCCCGGCGAACCGTTTATGGAAGGACCTTCAACGAGCGGGCAATACTATCCCGTCTTATCCAGCCCATTGGATTGCCTTAAACAAGCAGAGATACAATTGAATTAAATATTGTATATTGTATAAACGaatttaatttttttttatctaCCAAGAAAGCCAATTAACAGATGCGATCTCAGAGCGGGCAAGGTCAGATATTAACAGCTTCAGTGGATATTCTTTGTTGAGACTGTTTGCTGAACTCTGATGCTGTATAGAAGAATGACCATTGCCCAAAATTCATGACCAACTTGACGGCATCTGCTGTGACCCTTGTTGTACTATATCAACACCCATTCAGAGTTCTCGGCGACGTGACTCATCAAGCTAAGCTTAGATGGTTCCCTGAGACATGCATTATTGGTTGGCGCAGGGTGTAGAAAGCACCCATACGAGGTCTAAGACATAGTCTAGGTACGTAGTAAGAAAATATCTGGAGTCTGATACTATCGAACACTTAACAAAACTTTGGAGTGAGACGTCCGAATCAAATATACAGAAAGTACGGCATTATCCATCGCCATGCCAGGATTATGCCCTTGATAATTGCGGTAGTTTGAGACAACTTCGGATCAGTACATATTGTTTGGCTACGAACTGTAGGGATCAGCTAGGCGACCACTAAACTTCACGCGAACCGTTTATACAAGGTTACCTGCTTATAGTAGTAGTTACTTCTGCAATGGCTCGACTGGGTATCGTGTATCTAATAGTCCTTTTCCAATCGACAGTGGGGTATGTTGAAGGGACGGTGAAAGGCTTCATCTATTATCTACCAGATGAATGCACACTTTATTCAGACTTCACAGTCGTTGTATCCAAATCCCATTTCTATCTTTCATTCTTGGACAATTTTCATAAGTCTATCCAACCCGAGGTAAGAGAGTACGGAGAGATGTCAACTTGGAGGGAACACCACGGGCAGGTCTATGCATATTGATGATATTGGCTCCTCTTACTTATGTTTACATCACCGCAATTCAGCAAACTAAAGGTCTCTCTCACTTCGAACACACGTCACATATTTCAAACACATGTATTCTGGATAAAGCCGAGATCGATGTACTCAAAAGCTCAAACTCGTAGTGGAACACCAAAACTCCACTCTTTATCACATCCACATGAGGTGATGCCGCAATGGCAAAAGGCGATGACGCCTTCCACCTTGTACCGCGGGCACTTATGGTCGTCCATGATACCCCAAAAATGGTTTCAAAACAAAAATTGGCGCCTTCGGAAGACCCAACTTCTGGATGACCTTTGCCCGCTTCGGCTTCTCCAACCTCGGGCTTCCGTCCGTTCTTCCCCGCCTCCGCCGtcaatgaatgaatgaatgggTGTCAAGAGCCAGTAGTTCTTGTATGAATGGACGTCCATCATGACCGGCACAAACTCTCGGATCCCAATGTCATATTCATTCGACCTTCGTGCGCCCATCATAAGAGACAGTACAACAACCGTGTTACCGACCACATCTGCAACATCGCCGGGCTTCTCCTGCAACTCGCCGGAGGAACCCACCACCCAAGACGGTCAAGATCACGACGATGCCCAATCCCAAGGATCGGGAAAACGACAGCGGCGACTGACCACCACCGACTTTACTCGCAGGAAACGCGCTGTGACAGCCTGTCAATTCTGCCGTGTCCGTAAGACAAAGTGCGATAATGTTCGTCCAACATGTGGCTTTTGCGTGCGGCATAGAGCCAAGTGCATCTATTTAGACGCAGACAGTGAGATGGGAGATGAGGGGGTGGAAGATGCCGTTTCCAATCGTCAAATACTGGACCGCCTGGATGAAATAAAGGAGATACTCCAGAAGACCAACGACTCACCTCAACCTTTCTCAGACATTGAGCCTATACTCACTAATACCGAAGCCCCCCAGACACCTGCAGCTGG contains these protein-coding regions:
- a CDS encoding arylsulfatase, coding for MGSIPTRKQPNFLVIVADDLGYSDLGCFGSEIATPNLDRLSQTGVRLTNFHTASACSPTRSMLFSGTDNHIAGLGQMTEHMARFMDKYKNRPGYEGYLNFRVAALSEILQDAGYHTIMSGKWHLGTTNETSPHARGFDNSYVFLSGCCNHYNYEPQLDDPAHGFFTPMNAGKFWMQDDRFLDRKNPEDIPDDFYSTTTFSEKLIDYLKDRKDTEQPFFAYLPFTAPHWPLQAPRETIEKYKGVYDDGPAALRKRRLANLVELGLISEDTEPAPMTVELWDKMSPTEKAESARKMEVYAAMVDLIDVNIGRVVDYLDSVDELDNTFVLFMSDNGAEGAMLEAVPMMGSVGSVPRIINKYYNNSIDNMGMADSYIWYGPEWACASMAPSRGFKTWITEGGIRCPCLVRYPPFSKAGGSHTDSFCTVMDILPTILDLAGVRLPGSKFRGREVFPVRGSSWVSHLEDQAPAFHDEEKEITGWELFGLRAIREGRWKALYMTAPRGKDKWELYNLKNDPGELHDLADNNPDIMDRLINLWEIYYSETGMFDPGHEFGVTKI